The Gemmatimonadales bacterium genome includes a region encoding these proteins:
- a CDS encoding right-handed parallel beta-helix repeat-containing protein yields the protein MPNRHSVTQRLPIIAARLRDRLLATVIAAGLLGACAEPLDPITRDETNSSAPATSDPSQLLSTTDGVPIYPGQSIQSAVNARPAGTKFTIKAGTHHRQRVVPKDYDKFVGEPGAILDGDKITYYAFETLRSAPRGVVIQGLIIQNYATSDAGQAVIQGDNAINWTVEANEIRYNTRTGLHTGDGMKVLRNKIHHNGLSGINGYRSDNVLVEGNEVSYNNASNSTSTPSLSSMAGMKFLQGQNLTVRNNNVHDNTGKGIWTDHMYLNTLIEGNQVTANRDAGIWHEASYSAIIRNNLCQKNGAAGSGWLANSGIQVSNSPNVEIYGNTVAYNGNGIGVMYASGYPTTGPYGALIVQNLYVHDNTVKMSSGRTGLVTNTGDKSIYTSRNNRFVHNTYYLGSSTTTYFTWNEVNRTPAQWRGIPEDATGTFNY from the coding sequence GTGCCCAACCGCCACTCAGTAACCCAGCGGCTGCCCATCATCGCCGCCCGACTCCGTGATCGATTGCTGGCGACTGTCATCGCCGCTGGTCTCCTCGGCGCCTGCGCCGAGCCACTCGACCCAATCACCCGCGACGAGACCAATTCAAGTGCCCCGGCGACTTCTGACCCGAGTCAACTCCTGTCCACCACTGATGGGGTCCCCATCTATCCTGGACAGAGCATTCAGTCAGCGGTGAACGCCAGACCGGCTGGCACCAAGTTCACCATCAAGGCGGGAACGCATCACCGGCAGAGGGTCGTGCCAAAGGATTATGACAAATTCGTAGGCGAGCCAGGCGCGATCCTGGATGGCGACAAAATCACCTATTATGCATTCGAGACCCTGCGGAGTGCACCCAGGGGTGTCGTCATCCAAGGCCTCATCATTCAGAACTACGCGACCAGCGACGCGGGGCAGGCCGTCATACAGGGCGATAACGCTATCAACTGGACGGTCGAGGCCAACGAGATCCGGTACAACACCCGGACGGGTCTGCATACCGGGGATGGGATGAAGGTCCTCCGCAACAAGATTCATCACAACGGATTGTCGGGTATTAACGGCTACCGGTCGGACAACGTTCTCGTAGAAGGCAACGAGGTTTCCTACAATAACGCCTCAAATTCGACGTCCACCCCTTCGCTAAGCTCCATGGCCGGCATGAAATTTCTGCAGGGGCAGAACCTCACAGTCCGGAACAACAACGTGCATGATAACACGGGCAAGGGGATCTGGACTGATCACATGTATCTGAACACCCTGATCGAGGGCAACCAGGTCACGGCCAACCGCGATGCCGGCATCTGGCACGAGGCCAGCTACAGCGCAATCATCCGGAATAATCTCTGCCAGAAGAATGGTGCGGCGGGCAGTGGCTGGCTGGCGAACTCTGGGATCCAGGTCTCCAATTCCCCGAACGTCGAGATCTACGGCAACACTGTCGCATACAACGGCAACGGCATCGGTGTGATGTACGCGTCCGGATACCCCACTACGGGACCATACGGCGCGCTCATCGTACAGAATTTGTACGTGCACGACAATACGGTGAAGATGTCCAGTGGAAGGACCGGACTGGTCACCAATACCGGCGACAAATCCATCTACACCAGCCGAAACAACCGGTTCGTGCACAACACTTACTATCTCGGCTCGAGCACGACCACGTACTTCACCTGGAACGAAGTCAACAGGACCCCTGCCCAGTGGCGGGGGATTCCGGAGGATGCCACCGGCACGTTCAATTACTGA
- a CDS encoding right-handed parallel beta-helix repeat-containing protein, with amino-acid sequence MNYTFKLSRRLSMLRIAGMFPALLLAWACTDTDPTGTGDSSPGVPVAVESTFKVGGQGRGHGKPISTPTVILTVSPDTATLLPGAQRTFVAALRLSDGTPTNDSIRWTASGGTIDAGGLFTAGKTSGKYRVSAVAATSGAGDSAAVDIVPPTPVLQRVLISPASVSLQSEATQQFLASGVATDGSTVPVAVSWAATGGTISSSGLYTAGSASGNFRVVGRDSASGLADTSLVSVTAPAPPPPPSGFDTTGWVVLHPGDDLRAEVSAKPAGTRFYFRAGTYRQQGTSVKDNMVFRGEPGAILDGENVAPYAFETLTSIPKAVRITGLVIEHYNPPHQQSAIQGDNGQGWTVDSNEIAYNGQHGVRLGVNWMLRGNHVHHNGTVGITCYKCAGAQVIGNEVDHNPATTITETGALAEAANIKLLIVTNGLVVRRNYVHDGLNKGIWLDTDNQNYVVDSNTVSNHGQAGIWIEASLAGVVRGNTVTTCGTRGNSWLDGAGIQVTNSGGVEIARNTVSGCANGITGMYVYATSGNYAKALQNLWVHDNNVTMTKGVTGVGTSGTTSTAVWDSQNNRFVNNTYQLTPTAPFRWRLNATLTQAQWQAAGQD; translated from the coding sequence ATGAACTACACATTCAAGCTGTCGCGACGCCTGTCAATGCTCCGTATTGCCGGCATGTTCCCCGCGTTGCTTTTAGCTTGGGCCTGCACTGACACCGATCCGACCGGGACGGGCGATTCCAGCCCGGGGGTACCAGTCGCCGTCGAGTCGACTTTCAAAGTCGGCGGGCAAGGTCGAGGCCACGGCAAACCCATCTCGACACCGACGGTCATCCTCACTGTGTCGCCAGATACAGCGACACTCCTGCCGGGAGCGCAGCGCACGTTTGTCGCCGCCCTCCGGCTGAGCGACGGCACCCCAACCAACGACAGCATTCGGTGGACCGCCTCGGGCGGTACCATCGACGCCGGCGGTCTATTTACCGCCGGCAAGACCAGCGGCAAGTATCGGGTCTCCGCCGTCGCCGCCACCAGCGGCGCGGGAGATAGTGCCGCGGTTGATATCGTTCCACCGACGCCGGTGCTGCAGCGCGTCCTGATAAGCCCGGCAAGCGTCTCCCTGCAATCCGAGGCCACACAGCAGTTCCTGGCGAGCGGAGTAGCGACGGACGGATCTACCGTCCCGGTGGCGGTCTCCTGGGCAGCGACGGGTGGCACCATCAGCAGCTCGGGTCTCTACACCGCGGGATCGGCCTCCGGCAATTTCCGCGTGGTGGGGCGGGATAGCGCCTCCGGGCTAGCCGACACGTCCCTCGTAAGCGTCACCGCGCCCGCGCCGCCACCCCCGCCCAGCGGGTTCGACACTACGGGCTGGGTCGTGCTCCACCCTGGTGATGATCTGCGGGCCGAGGTCTCTGCCAAGCCTGCCGGGACCCGCTTCTACTTCCGCGCAGGTACCTATCGCCAGCAAGGCACCTCGGTCAAGGACAACATGGTATTCCGCGGCGAGCCGGGCGCGATCCTGGACGGCGAAAACGTCGCACCCTACGCATTCGAGACCCTGACTTCCATACCCAAAGCGGTCCGCATCACTGGGCTGGTCATCGAGCACTACAATCCGCCGCACCAGCAGAGCGCGATCCAGGGCGATAATGGGCAGGGCTGGACCGTGGATTCCAATGAGATCGCCTATAATGGTCAGCATGGCGTCCGATTGGGCGTGAATTGGATGCTCCGGGGGAACCACGTCCACCACAACGGGACGGTCGGAATAACCTGCTACAAGTGCGCTGGCGCGCAGGTGATCGGAAACGAAGTGGATCACAACCCGGCGACCACGATCACTGAGACCGGCGCTCTTGCCGAGGCGGCAAACATCAAGCTCCTGATCGTCACCAATGGCCTGGTCGTGCGGCGAAACTACGTTCACGACGGTCTCAATAAAGGCATCTGGCTGGACACCGACAACCAGAATTATGTCGTGGACTCCAACACGGTCAGCAATCACGGACAGGCCGGCATCTGGATCGAGGCCAGCCTCGCTGGGGTGGTTCGCGGCAACACGGTCACTACGTGCGGCACTCGAGGGAATAGTTGGCTCGATGGCGCCGGTATCCAGGTGACCAACTCCGGTGGCGTTGAGATCGCGAGGAACACAGTGAGTGGCTGTGCGAACGGGATCACCGGGATGTACGTCTATGCCACCAGCGGGAATTACGCCAAGGCACTCCAGAACCTTTGGGTGCATGACAACAATGTGACCATGACCAAGGGCGTGACCGGGGTCGGCACTTCGGGCACAACGTCGACGGCGGTCTGGGACAGTCAGAACAATCGATTCGTCAACAATACCTATCAGCTGACGCCCACGGCTCCCTTCCGTTGGCGGCTTAACGCGACGCTCACGCAAGCACAGTGGCAGGCGGCCGGACAGGACTGA